The following coding sequences lie in one Deinococcus sp. YIM 134068 genomic window:
- a CDS encoding alpha/beta hydrolase, translating to MRERPASSGQPPAERDFNRVAVHGRNIAYLEVSPPQPRATVLFLAWLGGSRLGWEGVVAEVGKEYRALAPDHRDTGDSDPFGDAFTLADLADDAAAFLRAVDAAPAFVVGLSMGGMVAQHLALRHPDLVRGLVLVSTTPGGAESTPATERGRAALFLPADMEARERARQALTLMTHDGFTERNPETLATAARHAERHPMSAESFKRQFRAIRAHDTTPDLARLTVPTLVLHGEHDDLIPLPNAERLAAAIPGAELRVYAGTGHMPHLERAEEFLKDVREFLTTSG from the coding sequence TTGAGGGAGCGGCCAGCTTCCAGCGGCCAGCCGCCAGCGGAGAGAGACTTCAACCGGGTCGCCGTGCATGGGCGGAATATCGCCTATCTGGAGGTTTCACCGCCTCAGCCGCGCGCCACTGTCCTGTTCCTCGCGTGGCTCGGCGGCTCGCGGTTGGGTTGGGAGGGGGTGGTGGCGGAGGTCGGCAAGGAATATCGCGCCTTAGCTCCCGACCACCGGGACACGGGCGATTCGGACCCTTTCGGGGACGCCTTCACACTCGCGGACCTTGCCGACGACGCGGCGGCGTTCCTGCGGGCGGTGGACGCCGCGCCCGCCTTCGTGGTCGGGCTGAGCATGGGCGGGATGGTCGCGCAACACCTCGCGCTGCGGCACCCGGACCTCGTGCGCGGGCTGGTGCTCGTGTCCACGACTCCGGGCGGGGCGGAGAGTACCCCGGCCACCGAACGCGGGCGCGCGGCCCTCTTCCTGCCCGCCGACATGGAGGCGCGGGAACGGGCGCGGCAGGCCCTCACCCTGATGACGCACGACGGCTTCACCGAGCGGAACCCGGAGACTCTGGCAACCGCCGCCCGCCACGCCGAGCGCCACCCCATGAGCGCCGAGAGCTTCAAGCGGCAGTTCCGGGCCATCCGCGCCCACGACACGACACCGGACCTCGCCCGCCTGACCGTCCCGACGCTCGTGCTGCACGGCGAACACGACGACCTGATCCCCCTCCCGAACGCTGAGCGGCTGGCGGCGGCCATCCCCGGCGCGGAGTTGCGCGTCTACGCGGGCACGGGGCACATGCCGCATCTGGAGCGGGCGGAGGAGTTCCTGAAAGATGTGCGCGAGTTCCTGACGACGAGCGGGTGA
- a CDS encoding SDR family oxidoreductase, which yields MPLKELFDLTGKVALITGGSRGLGLQIAEALGEYGATVVLTARKQNELDEAKAHLEGLGVTAHVYQNDLSQFETIEPLVERIHAEVGPIHILVNNAGATWGAPAEEHPFEAWLKVINLNVNGLFLLTQAVGKRCMIPAGGGRIVNVASVAGLKGNSPRMAGTLAYNTSKGAVVNLTRTLAAEWARYGITVNSICPGYFPTKMTRGTLAYGEETILAATPLGRLGTDEDLKGLALLLASDASAYMTGQNIAVDGGITAI from the coding sequence GTGCCCCTGAAAGAACTCTTCGACCTCACCGGCAAAGTCGCCCTCATCACCGGAGGCTCACGTGGCCTCGGCCTTCAGATCGCGGAGGCGCTGGGTGAATACGGCGCGACCGTCGTCCTGACCGCCCGCAAGCAGAACGAGTTGGACGAAGCGAAAGCCCACTTGGAGGGGCTTGGAGTCACCGCGCACGTCTACCAGAACGACCTCTCGCAGTTCGAGACCATCGAGCCGCTCGTGGAGCGCATCCACGCCGAGGTCGGCCCCATTCACATCCTCGTGAACAACGCCGGGGCCACCTGGGGAGCGCCCGCCGAGGAACACCCCTTCGAGGCGTGGCTCAAGGTCATCAACCTCAACGTCAACGGCCTGTTTCTGCTCACGCAGGCAGTGGGGAAGCGGTGCATGATTCCGGCAGGAGGGGGCCGCATCGTGAACGTCGCCTCCGTCGCCGGGCTGAAGGGCAACAGCCCGCGCATGGCCGGAACGCTGGCCTACAACACGTCGAAGGGCGCGGTCGTCAACCTCACCCGCACGCTCGCCGCCGAGTGGGCGAGGTACGGCATCACCGTCAACTCGATCTGCCCCGGCTACTTCCCCACCAAGATGACGCGCGGCACCCTCGCCTACGGGGAGGAAACCATCCTCGCCGCCACGCCCCTGGGCCGCCTGGGCACTGATGAGGACCTCAAGGGCCTCGCCCTGCTGCTCGCCAGCGACGCCAGCGCGTACATGACGGGGCAGAACATCGCGGTGGACGGGGGAATTACGGCGATCTAG
- a CDS encoding MaoC family dehydratase produces MHLPDLRARVGQEVALSEWVTVTQEMVHQFADATGDHQFIHVDPERAARTPFGGPVAHGFLTLSLLAGHFMTGGGFPPLEGTRMVVNYGLNRVRFISPVPVGSRLRNRATLLGVEDGQGFAQMTVTNTIEIEGSERPAATAETVMRVYL; encoded by the coding sequence ATGCACCTCCCCGACCTTCGCGCCCGTGTCGGCCAGGAAGTCGCCCTCTCCGAATGGGTGACAGTCACGCAGGAGATGGTTCATCAGTTCGCGGACGCGACCGGCGACCACCAGTTCATTCACGTGGACCCGGAGCGGGCGGCGCGGACACCCTTCGGCGGCCCCGTCGCGCACGGCTTCCTGACGCTCTCGCTGCTCGCCGGGCACTTCATGACGGGGGGTGGCTTTCCCCCGCTGGAGGGGACGCGCATGGTCGTGAACTACGGCCTGAACCGTGTGCGCTTCATCTCGCCCGTGCCCGTGGGGAGCCGCCTTCGCAACCGCGCGACCCTCCTCGGCGTGGAGGACGGCCAGGGCTTCGCCCAGATGACCGTCACCAACACCATCGAGATTGAGGGAAGTGAGCGGCCCGCCGCTACCGCCGAGACGGTGATGCGGGTCTACCTGTGA
- a CDS encoding PaaI family thioesterase: MTALEGVEAVAFAQRVLDSQPFSVLVGARVEEMSREGVVVRVPFRPDLTQHHGFAHGGVQAALADIALTFMGAAALGPSVLTSEFKINFLRPGMGEALVARGSVISAGKRQAVTRCDIFAVQDGEERLVATALGTIVTADVPPAGGER; the protein is encoded by the coding sequence GTGACGGCGTTGGAGGGGGTCGAGGCCGTCGCCTTTGCCCAGCGCGTCCTCGACTCGCAGCCCTTCAGCGTCCTCGTCGGGGCGCGGGTGGAGGAGATGTCCCGCGAGGGCGTGGTCGTGCGGGTGCCCTTCCGGCCCGACCTCACCCAACACCACGGCTTCGCGCATGGCGGCGTCCAAGCGGCGCTGGCCGACATCGCCCTCACCTTTATGGGGGCGGCGGCGCTGGGGCCGAGTGTCTTGACCTCGGAGTTCAAGATCAACTTTCTACGGCCCGGTATGGGCGAGGCGCTCGTCGCCCGTGGAAGTGTGATCAGCGCGGGCAAGCGGCAGGCCGTGACCCGCTGCGACATCTTCGCCGTGCAGGATGGGGAGGAGCGGTTGGTCGCCACCGCCCTCGGCACCATCGTCACGGCGGACGTGCCCCCGGCGGGAGGGGAGAGGTGA
- a CDS encoding Appr-1-p processing protein — MSLSYVSGDATQPSGEGPKLLVHVCNDIGAWGRGFVLALSRCSREPERAYKRWAARETGQPFALGEVQFVSVAPDLTVANLIGQHDIARKNRPTDVPPVRYEAIRAGLVRVREEARRVGASVHMPRIGAGVAGGDWTLIEPIVLEELVAHGLDVTVYDLPPVTAGVAPAGGGK, encoded by the coding sequence GTGAGCCTGAGCTATGTGTCGGGCGACGCCACCCAGCCGAGCGGAGAGGGGCCGAAACTCCTCGTCCACGTCTGCAACGACATCGGCGCGTGGGGACGGGGCTTCGTACTGGCGCTGTCGAGGTGTTCCCGTGAGCCGGAGCGAGCGTACAAACGTTGGGCGGCGAGGGAGACCGGGCAGCCCTTCGCGCTCGGGGAGGTGCAATTCGTCTCCGTCGCCCCCGACCTGACAGTAGCGAACCTGATCGGCCAACACGATATCGCCCGCAAGAACCGACCGACGGACGTGCCCCCTGTACGTTATGAGGCCATCCGCGCCGGGCTGGTACGGGTACGCGAGGAGGCGCGGCGCGTGGGCGCGTCAGTTCACATGCCCCGCATCGGCGCAGGTGTAGCGGGCGGCGACTGGACGCTCATTGAGCCGATCGTCCTCGAAGAACTCGTCGCGCACGGCTTGGACGTGACTGTGTATGACCTACCGCCCGTTACAGCGGGTGTGGCCCCGGCGGGAGGGGGGAAGTGA
- a CDS encoding acyl-CoA dehydrogenase family protein, whose protein sequence is MTLFDVSPRTRDLHSRLTAFMEEYIYPNEAEFVRQVNTGDRWEHVELLEELKPKARAEGLWNLFLPPASDPQGMFGPGLSNLEYAPLCEVMGRVWWAPEVFNCNAPDTGNMEVLARYGTPEQQERWLTPLLNGEIRSAFSMTEPDVASSDATNIESSITRDGDEYVINGRKWWTSGAGDPRCKISIFMGKTDPAAERHLQQSMILVPLATPGVTVERMLTVFGYDDAPHGHAEMTFEGARVPASNLLLGEGRGFEIAQGRLGPGRIHHCMRLIGQAERALELMIERAGQRVAFGKPLGGHQHVREAIAHSRMEIDQARLLTLQAAHMMDTVGNKAARGQIAAIKVVAPNVALKVIDRAIQIFGGAGVSQDSPLAMMYAQARTLRLADGPDIVHTETVAKVEMKRQEKLRGQRAALTGLESQHA, encoded by the coding sequence ATGACCCTGTTCGACGTATCCCCCCGCACCCGCGACCTCCACAGCCGCCTGACGGCCTTTATGGAGGAGTACATCTATCCCAACGAGGCCGAGTTCGTCCGTCAGGTGAACACGGGCGACCGTTGGGAGCATGTGGAGCTGCTGGAGGAGCTGAAGCCGAAGGCCCGCGCCGAGGGCCTGTGGAACCTCTTCCTGCCGCCTGCGTCGGACCCGCAGGGAATGTTCGGGCCGGGCCTGAGCAATCTGGAGTACGCCCCCCTGTGTGAGGTGATGGGCAGGGTGTGGTGGGCACCGGAGGTCTTCAACTGCAACGCGCCCGACACGGGCAACATGGAGGTGCTGGCCCGCTACGGCACGCCCGAGCAGCAGGAGCGGTGGCTCACGCCCCTCTTGAACGGCGAGATTCGCTCCGCCTTCTCCATGACCGAGCCGGACGTGGCGAGCAGCGACGCGACGAACATCGAGTCGAGCATCACGCGGGACGGCGACGAGTACGTCATCAACGGGCGTAAGTGGTGGACCTCGGGGGCGGGCGATCCGCGCTGCAAGATCAGCATCTTCATGGGCAAGACGGACCCTGCTGCCGAGCGCCACCTCCAGCAGTCCATGATCCTCGTGCCGCTTGCTACGCCGGGCGTGACCGTGGAGCGGATGCTCACCGTCTTCGGCTACGACGACGCGCCGCACGGCCACGCGGAGATGACCTTCGAAGGCGCGCGGGTGCCCGCCTCCAACCTGCTGCTCGGCGAGGGCCGGGGCTTCGAGATCGCGCAGGGCCGCCTCGGGCCGGGCCGCATCCACCACTGCATGCGGCTGATCGGGCAGGCCGAGCGGGCGCTGGAGCTGATGATCGAGCGGGCGGGGCAGCGCGTCGCCTTCGGCAAGCCGCTCGGCGGGCACCAGCATGTCCGCGAGGCGATTGCCCACAGCCGCATGGAGATCGACCAGGCCCGCCTCCTGACCCTGCAAGCCGCGCACATGATGGACACGGTGGGCAACAAGGCGGCGCGCGGCCAAATTGCGGCAATTAAGGTCGTCGCGCCGAACGTCGCATTGAAAGTCATCGACCGCGCCATCCAGATCTTCGGCGGTGCGGGCGTCAGCCAGGACAGCCCCCTCGCCATGATGTACGCGCAGGCCCGCACCCTCCGCCTCGCCGACGGCCCCGACATCGTGCATACCGAGACGGTGGCGAAGGTGGAGATGAAGCGGCAGGAGAAGCTGCGGGGGCAGCGGGCGGCTTTAACCGGGTTAGAATCACAGCATGCGTAA
- a CDS encoding AbrB/MazE/SpoVT family DNA-binding domain-containing protein, producing the protein MRKRLTTVGKSRAVILPKELLELYGFGEEVEIEPTDGGLILRPARRGLSFEEAAEKLFAEKEELLERLSNA; encoded by the coding sequence ATGCGTAAACGCCTGACCACGGTGGGCAAATCGCGGGCGGTCATCCTCCCCAAAGAGCTGCTGGAGCTGTACGGGTTCGGTGAGGAGGTGGAGATCGAACCGACGGATGGGGGCTTGATTCTTCGCCCGGCCAGACGGGGCCTGAGCTTCGAGGAGGCCGCCGAGAAGCTGTTCGCCGAGAAGGAAGAGTTGCTGGAGCGCCTCAGCAACGCATGA
- a CDS encoding type II toxin-antitoxin system death-on-curing family toxin, whose amino-acid sequence MTIYLTPEQVTALHDRALSRHGGTPGLRDPGALASALAQPAMEAFGVKLYPSLTEKAAALLFLARNHGFIDGNKRTAYAAAYVFLLLNGSELSGPDDAVFELVLRTARGELADPRAVAAALESLVTLP is encoded by the coding sequence ATGACGATCTACCTCACGCCGGAACAGGTGACGGCCCTGCACGACCGGGCGCTGAGCCGTCACGGTGGAACGCCCGGTCTACGCGATCCCGGTGCCCTCGCATCTGCCCTCGCCCAACCCGCGATGGAGGCATTCGGCGTCAAGCTGTACCCGTCGCTGACGGAGAAGGCCGCCGCCCTCCTCTTCCTGGCGCGGAATCACGGCTTCATCGACGGCAATAAGCGAACGGCCTACGCCGCCGCCTACGTCTTCCTGCTCCTGAACGGCTCGGAACTCTCCGGCCCGGACGACGCCGTGTTCGAGCTGGTGCTGAGGACGGCACGGGGAGAATTGGCCGACCCGCGAGCGGTTGCCGCTGCCCTTGAATCTCTCGTCACCCTGCCCTAG
- a CDS encoding CbrC family protein, producing the protein MVEALPDFPYHPDPVSTGVVERVDAVCGVCDQRREWLYTGPFYAREKPERLCPWCVADGRAASQYDGNFHDASFDDSASPESVEAVLTRTPGFSTWNPIFWPDHHGECCAYLGDLVPEKHHELLEDASVQEELARIARDWNIEVKHVLSGADDSGPLTLFQCRTCGVYRISLDFS; encoded by the coding sequence ATGGTCGAGGCTCTGCCTGACTTCCCATATCATCCTGATCCCGTAAGCACAGGCGTTGTTGAACGGGTAGATGCAGTTTGTGGCGTGTGTGACCAGCGCCGAGAATGGCTCTACACCGGACCGTTCTACGCCCGTGAAAAACCCGAACGCCTCTGCCCCTGGTGTGTGGCCGACGGTCGGGCAGCGTCCCAGTATGACGGGAACTTCCACGACGCCAGTTTCGATGACTCAGCAAGCCCTGAAAGTGTCGAGGCCGTTCTAACGCGCACACCCGGCTTCTCTACCTGGAATCCTATCTTCTGGCCCGATCATCACGGGGAGTGCTGCGCGTACCTCGGCGACCTCGTGCCGGAGAAGCACCACGAGTTGCTTGAGGATGCGTCCGTTCAGGAGGAGTTGGCCCGAATTGCCCGTGATTGGAACATCGAGGTCAAACACGTCCTTTCCGGCGCGGACGATTCAGGACCCCTCACCCTGTTCCAGTGCCGAACCTGCGGCGTCTACCGAATCTCGCTCGACTTCAGTTGA
- a CDS encoding SDR family NAD(P)-dependent oxidoreductase, whose translation MDFQDKIIVVTGAASGIGLALATRFVREGATVIASDLNAEVGAQKAAEIGARFVPANVAREEEIQALISDVLGREGRIDLFCSNAGIGIGAGPETPDKQWDLIHRVNVMSHVWAARHLLPHFLERGDGYFLNTASAAGLLTELHSAPYAVTKHAALAFAEWLAITYGDRGVKVAALCPEGVWTPMIQNAPILQQTAITTDELVEVTLEVLRQGGFLITTHPTTLQSFQNKANDYDGWIGKMRRLRVKAMALLAGQGERAFGLGEKS comes from the coding sequence ATGGACTTCCAAGACAAAATTATCGTCGTCACCGGGGCCGCCTCCGGCATCGGCCTCGCGCTCGCCACGCGCTTCGTGCGGGAGGGCGCGACCGTGATCGCCTCCGACCTCAACGCGGAGGTGGGGGCACAGAAGGCGGCGGAAATCGGTGCCCGCTTCGTGCCCGCGAACGTGGCGAGGGAGGAGGAGATTCAGGCCCTGATCTCGGACGTGCTGGGGCGTGAGGGCCGCATCGACCTCTTCTGCTCCAACGCGGGCATAGGCATCGGCGCGGGGCCGGAGACGCCCGACAAGCAGTGGGACCTGATCCACCGCGTCAACGTGATGAGCCACGTCTGGGCCGCCCGGCACCTGCTCCCGCACTTTCTGGAGCGTGGAGACGGGTACTTCCTGAACACCGCGTCGGCGGCGGGCCTCCTCACCGAGCTGCATTCCGCCCCCTACGCGGTGACGAAACATGCGGCCCTCGCGTTCGCCGAGTGGCTGGCGATCACCTACGGCGACCGGGGCGTGAAGGTGGCGGCGCTGTGCCCGGAGGGCGTCTGGACCCCCATGATCCAGAACGCACCCATCCTCCAGCAGACGGCGATCACGACGGACGAACTCGTGGAAGTGACGCTGGAGGTGCTGAGGCAAGGCGGCTTCCTCATCACCACGCACCCGACCACGCTCCAGTCCTTCCAGAACAAGGCGAACGACTACGACGGCTGGATCGGCAAGATGCGGCGGCTGCGCGTGAAGGCGATGGCGCTGCTCGCCGGGCAGGGTGAGCGGGCGTTCGGGCTGGGGGAGAAGTCGTGA
- a CDS encoding phosphotransferase family protein: MTRPDTAPVRPGEELPLELLREALRGRVEGDVDALAVEQFPGGFSNLTYLLRLGEREYVLRRAPLGPVAAKAHDMPREFRLLERVHPVLPVAPKPLLLVEDAALLGSPFYLMERRRGTIVRTRLPPEYAALPDAPRQLSEALADTLADLHAVDIDAADLRGLGKPEGFNARQVEGWASRWRRARTDDLPPVEELHDEDVIAWLTAHTPPESAHTLVHNDLKLDNLMLAPQDPSRVVALLDWEMTTVGDPLVDLGLTLTYWTMPEQPGGAQNRVGAAASAEGYLTREAFLSRYAERSGRDVSGVAWYEVLGHFKLAVIVIQIYARYRAGQTKDPRFAPLGAQARWLIGEAWRRIGEASR, from the coding sequence TTGACCCGCCCCGACACCGCCCCCGTCCGCCCCGGTGAGGAACTGCCGCTGGAGCTTCTGCGTGAGGCCCTGCGGGGCCGCGTGGAGGGCGACGTGGACGCGCTGGCGGTCGAGCAGTTCCCCGGCGGCTTCTCCAACCTGACCTACCTGCTGCGGCTCGGCGAGCGGGAGTACGTGCTGCGCCGCGCGCCCCTCGGCCCGGTGGCGGCGAAGGCCCACGACATGCCGCGCGAGTTCCGGTTGCTGGAGCGGGTGCATCCGGTGTTGCCCGTCGCCCCGAAGCCCCTCCTCCTCGTGGAGGACGCGGCGCTCCTCGGCTCGCCCTTCTACCTGATGGAGCGGCGGCGCGGTACGATTGTCCGCACCAGGCTCCCGCCCGAGTACGCCGCGCTGCCGGACGCTCCCCGCCAGCTCTCGGAGGCGTTGGCGGACACGCTCGCCGACCTGCACGCGGTGGACATCGACGCGGCGGACCTGCGCGGTCTCGGCAAGCCGGAGGGCTTCAACGCCCGGCAAGTGGAGGGCTGGGCCTCCCGCTGGCGTCGCGCCCGCACCGACGACCTCCCGCCCGTGGAAGAACTGCACGACGAGGACGTGATCGCGTGGCTCACCGCGCACACGCCGCCCGAGTCGGCCCACACCCTCGTCCACAACGACCTCAAGCTCGACAACCTGATGCTGGCCCCGCAGGACCCCTCGCGCGTCGTCGCCCTGCTGGACTGGGAGATGACGACCGTGGGCGATCCCCTCGTGGACCTCGGCCTGACGCTGACGTACTGGACGATGCCCGAACAGCCGGGCGGCGCGCAAAACCGCGTGGGCGCTGCCGCGAGCGCCGAGGGCTACCTGACCCGCGAGGCGTTCCTGTCGCGCTACGCGGAACGAAGCGGGCGGGACGTGTCGGGTGTGGCGTGGTACGAGGTGCTGGGCCACTTCAAGCTCGCCGTGATCGTCATTCAGATTTACGCGCGTTACCGGGCCGGGCAGACGAAAGACCCCCGCTTCGCCCCCCTCGGCGCTCAGGCCCGCTGGCTCATCGGGGAGGCGTGGCGGCGGATCGGGGAAGCCTCACGCTAG
- a CDS encoding histidine phosphatase family protein — MSTLILIRHGQATPFEADTDRLSRLGEEQARAVGHFLAESDVEPTDVFCGSLTRQRESARLAAQAAGGAWPDPVVDPRLAEYDGDGLIRMLGPLLAARDPAFAALLRASEEGRLGPERNRHLQRMLEPLAGAYLRGDVAHPEVETWAAFRTRVHAFLRGLLAGPSGRTVLAFSSGGVIGVTVAAVLRAPDESALALNWRVRNGSLTHLTYGGGRASLDSFNETAYLGPDLTSWR; from the coding sequence GTGAGCACCCTTATCCTCATCCGACACGGGCAGGCCACGCCCTTCGAGGCCGACACCGACCGTCTCTCGCGGCTGGGGGAGGAGCAGGCCCGCGCGGTCGGGCACTTTCTCGCCGAGTCGGACGTGGAGCCGACGGACGTGTTCTGCGGCTCCTTGACGCGGCAGCGGGAGAGCGCGCGGCTGGCGGCCCAGGCGGCGGGGGGCGCATGGCCCGACCCCGTGGTGGACCCCCGCCTCGCCGAGTACGACGGGGACGGCCTGATTCGCATGCTGGGGCCGCTCCTCGCCGCCCGTGACCCGGCGTTCGCCGCCCTGCTGCGTGCCTCGGAGGAGGGACGGCTGGGGCCGGAGCGCAACCGTCACCTCCAGCGGATGCTCGAACCGCTCGCCGGGGCGTACCTGCGGGGCGACGTGGCCCACCCGGAAGTGGAAACGTGGGCCGCCTTCCGCACCCGCGTCCACGCCTTCCTGCGCGGGCTGCTCGCCGGGCCGTCCGGGCGCACCGTCCTCGCCTTCTCGTCGGGCGGCGTGATCGGCGTGACGGTCGCCGCCGTGCTGCGCGCCCCCGACGAGTCGGCCCTGGCGCTGAACTGGCGGGTCAGGAACGGCAGCCTGACGCACCTGACTTACGGCGGCGGGCGGGCCAGTCTGGATTCGTTCAACGAAACCGCATACCTCGGCCCCGACCTCACGTCCTGGCGGTAG
- a CDS encoding alpha/beta hydrolase gives MPLDPHLKEVLLQFAAAPQPNGLEEMRAAVIANAARAPKRPVTIAGTRDLSIPGPASELLARLYTPVGEGPHPLTVFFHGGGFVAYSIETHDPVCRELCAEANTAVLSVEYRLAPEHRFPAPVDDAYAALRWAAEHAGELGADPSRLAVAGDSAGASLCIACTQRARDEGGPAVKAQLLIYPAADFVNVERYPSRRENASGYFLTEERMSFFGQMYLADPAHAAHPHVSPLHAAELHDLPPALVLTAEFDPLRDEGAAYVEALRQAGVRAEHQPGPGMIHGFANMTAFSPAAAELVDRAARWLKAELA, from the coding sequence ATGCCCCTCGATCCCCACCTGAAAGAAGTCCTGCTCCAGTTCGCCGCCGCTCCCCAGCCGAATGGATTGGAGGAGATGCGCGCCGCCGTGATCGCCAATGCCGCCCGCGCCCCGAAGCGGCCCGTGACCATCGCCGGAACACGTGATCTGAGCATTCCCGGTCCGGCCTCCGAACTGCTCGCGCGGCTCTACACCCCGGTAGGGGAGGGACCGCACCCCCTGACCGTCTTCTTCCACGGGGGCGGCTTCGTCGCGTACTCCATCGAGACGCATGACCCCGTGTGCCGTGAGCTGTGCGCGGAGGCGAACACCGCCGTCCTGAGCGTCGAGTACCGCCTCGCGCCCGAACACCGTTTTCCGGCCCCGGTGGATGACGCCTATGCCGCGCTGCGGTGGGCCGCCGAGCACGCGGGGGAACTGGGGGCCGACCCCTCCCGCCTCGCCGTGGCGGGCGACAGCGCGGGCGCGAGCCTGTGTATCGCCTGCACCCAGCGGGCACGGGACGAGGGCGGCCCGGCGGTGAAAGCCCAACTCCTGATCTATCCCGCCGCCGACTTCGTGAACGTGGAGCGTTACCCCAGCCGCCGCGAGAATGCTTCAGGATACTTTCTGACCGAGGAGCGCATGAGCTTCTTCGGCCAGATGTACCTCGCCGACCCCGCGCACGCCGCCCACCCGCACGTCAGCCCCCTCCACGCCGCCGAACTCCACGACCTGCCGCCCGCCCTCGTCCTGACCGCCGAGTTCGACCCCCTGCGCGACGAGGGCGCGGCCTACGTCGAGGCGCTCCGGCAGGCGGGCGTCCGCGCCGAACACCAGCCCGGCCCCGGCATGATCCACGGCTTTGCCAACATGACGGCCTTCTCGCCCGCCGCCGCCGAGTTGGTGGATAGGGCGGCGAGGTGGTTGAAGGCGGAGTTGGCGTAG
- a CDS encoding winged helix-turn-helix domain-containing protein, with the protein MTHEQQDMLRVSDPAQARALKADLDLLGRFLSPASPSDVAAALGQPANLIHHHARKLAELGLLFEQRREGGKVFFQLMAREFRFPMNLLPPLEGEGRAGDVRALADTFLKGYEEFWSRVRADEEEIMGFGDRERPPARPPVPSGPAGESCPPHLESLTLRLTPERYRQLVRALNTLLGEAEVDALREGGDVCTVTLLASRGAPHHDPAHFNGISHDMSSFMGALSS; encoded by the coding sequence ATGACCCATGAGCAACAGGACATGCTCCGCGTCTCCGACCCCGCTCAGGCCCGCGCGCTCAAGGCAGACCTCGATCTGCTGGGACGTTTCCTCTCGCCCGCCTCGCCGAGTGACGTGGCGGCGGCACTGGGGCAACCGGCGAACCTCATTCACCACCACGCGCGGAAGCTCGCCGAACTGGGGCTGCTGTTCGAGCAGCGGCGCGAGGGTGGGAAGGTGTTCTTTCAACTCATGGCGCGGGAGTTCCGCTTTCCCATGAACTTGCTGCCTCCGTTGGAGGGAGAGGGACGAGCGGGAGACGTGCGGGCGTTGGCTGACACCTTCCTGAAAGGCTATGAGGAATTCTGGAGCCGGGTGCGGGCAGACGAGGAGGAGATTATGGGCTTTGGCGACCGTGAGCGGCCCCCTGCCCGGCCTCCGGTTCCCAGTGGCCCCGCTGGGGAGAGCTGCCCGCCGCACCTTGAATCGCTTACCCTACGCCTGACGCCAGAGCGTTACCGTCAGTTAGTCCGTGCCCTGAACACCCTCTTGGGGGAGGCTGAGGTGGACGCGTTGAGAGAGGGAGGGGATGTCTGCACTGTCACCCTACTCGCCTCACGCGGGGCACCGCACCACGACCCGGCCCACTTCAACGGCATTAGCCACGACATGAGCAGTTTCATGGGTGCCCTTTCCTCCTGA